In Acanthopagrus latus isolate v.2019 chromosome 23, fAcaLat1.1, whole genome shotgun sequence, the genomic window atCAGCTGTGATCGAAAAGACATATTGATCTATTTTCTTCACTTTACCCAAGTCCCATCATGGTTTCTACTACTGAATCCTGCAATTACCCCACAGAGCACGGTTAATTACACTTTTGCATTCTTCTATCTTATCTCTGTCTCATATTTAATTGGTTTTGTGTCTGAACCTGGCCGAGGCTGATTTATTGTGTCATGGAAATAGATTGAGAATTGGAAATGTGCACGTTCAATAAAAGCCTCTAAATGTTACCTTCAGAACGGGTGCTTTGCTTCCTCCTGTTGACACAAAAGCCACACATCGTGCAGAGTTCACCACTGGGAAAGTCATAGTTACACGCTGTGGCGGTGGTTTGGGAGAGTCACTGATGGGGGCCACAATCTTCTTGGTTTCCTGAATTTAGAGCACATGCAAAGGCAGTCTTATATCATGCGTAATGCTTACAGTTGTTGAGAAGCAGCAATGGGACAACCACAACCCAACTGTATACACCAACTGTCAAACACATGATGCAACATGAGCCACACTGCCTCACAGTGAGTGTAGCATGTAGGGATGTCAGAGGAGACCACAAAGACCATGTTGTGCTTAAATAAAAGCTATAAATGATCCATACATAGTGAGGGAGTGTCTTCAAAAGTACGATCAAAATACACATTGTTATTTAAGACTAGCACATCAGGAAAAACATCAGAGTGAATCCAAACATGCCTCCAGACCTCAATTAGTAGCTCTGccagaattaaataaaataatgagtTTCATATGACAACTGCGGGAAAAAATACATACGACTGAGAAAAAACACCTATGTCCAAGAAAAATTACATATGTATGTAACTGAGAGGtcatatttaaagcaacatctgCAGAATGCCAGCAACCTTATAATTCAATCAGCTGTGGTAAATGTATAGGCATTCTTTAGATAGAGGCACACTTTCCAAAACTGTTCAACATCAAGTAGTGAAACGATGGTTTTAGGACCACAATGTACAAAACATAAGAAACATGTGTtctttattaaaatataaaacattctTTCCACACACAGCTAGAATCCCTGATTGATTTAACCAACTGAATCATGTTAAGTCTGCGATGTGCCTGATGGAGAATCAGAGCGGGGGAATCTTTCTGCATTTGTCCTTTTTCATAAGAACTCAGCACAtatacagttaaaaaaacaaacaaacatatatcCATGTTTCTTCTATATGTTTGGAGTATAGCCAGCACTTCCCAACTTTAAGACCTCAAAAATAAGGAGGGTTAGAGAAGTCTTATGTTagcaattttaaaaagaattatTGTGCTTGTGTAAATCTCAGCCATAAATCAACATTCAccagttttcattcattcattaaaattTTGCCCCTGCCTCTTAGAGAGTCTGTACACGCCACTTCACTATATTTGCTGGCCTCTCAATGGTGATTAATGTTGTTGCGTCTCCCATGAACTACATAAAAATCCATCATGGGGGCCgtgttcctttaaaactttCCCCAAGAAACATGAAATCTTTCCAAGACATCTGATtatatctttctcttctccatttctctgtctttctccgcCACTGAGGAGGTTAACTCATGGCAGTACAGAAAACTACATACGTGTGTAGTCACAGAAAGAAATTGTCAAGACTAAAAAGGGAAAGGTTGGAAATGTTCTGAAATGGGGAGAAATACAGGAGAATTGTGACCCTGTGAGTGAACCAATCTTTCAGGAAAATCAGGATGGTTGACGACAAGTAAGGTGTAGGCCTCACCTCCAGAAGAGGGTGCTCTGGGAAGAGGGAACAGGTGTGTCCATCAGGCCCCATACCCAGCAGTAACAGGTCAAACACAGGGAAATCATCACCAGGGAAGACCTGCGTGTTTAAAACAATCCTGTAAAGTTTATGCAAAATGTTGCAATTTAACTCAAGACGTCTATGTGAATGTAAACTGATCACAGGACAGAAAAAGATTTTACACCTCCTTTAGTTTGCACGCATAGTCCTCAGCACACTCATTTACAGGCAGAGAGGAGTTGATGGTTAAGATCCCACTGTCCGGGATGTTGACCTTGGAAAACAAATGActctggaaaagaaacaagtgTTACATGTGACCCCATCGTAGTTAAGaaaaataatagtaatgcaGCGatgacacaagaaaacaaaccttGTAGAGCCCATAAGTGCTCTCAGGATCGTCAAAGGGAACCAGTCGCTCATCACAGAAACCAGCCACCCACTTGCTGCAGTCCAGGTCTGGCAGGGCGAGCAGCTCTTTGCTGAGCATGGACACAAGACTTCCTCCAGAGAGCCCCAGCGTGAACCTGCCACGAGAGGTGATGGCCTTCTCTGCCCGAGATGTCACCAGCTGGGCCAGCACCGGTCCAAGCTCTGCTGAGGAGGGGAAGACAACCACTCGTCTGGCAGCCATGAGAGATCTGTGTGATTTACTTACtagaagagaaaggaagaaaactgGTTTTGAGCAACATATATAAGGAAGTCAACTACAACCTGATGTGCAAGTCATCATGATGTGTCTTTTCCAAATGAAGTGATTGTTTCGGTACATCAAAGCCCTACGTTTTAAAATGTATACTACTAAATATATACCACCATTAGCTGTATAATGCACTGTAATAAGGCAGGACAGGACACAAAAGCTACAGAATCCAGCTATTTCTGGACGATAACGCAGTAGAAACTACCAGGAAGACACCAGAGTAGCGATACTTACTTTCTGACATCTTTAACAACCACAACATTTTAGCTTTAATCAAACAGTTTCCCAAATAACGAAGTTTCTTTACCAAGAGTTGAGAATCTCAGGTGCAGGCTGTCATGAGGAGGATTTTCAGTCGGCAAATCTAATTCCACGCACTACTTCCTGAAACGAGTTCCTGGCAGCCAATCACATTCTGCGCGTGGACCGCAATGCATTCTGGTCAGTGGAGTTCCTCGCTAGGCAGTTACGACGACACAAATAGTCAGCGCACGGATTACGAGGTTGAAAACAGACACTTAACGAAACATATTACGAAATTTGGGgagttttaacacaacacagacggATAATGTCGCATATAGAGGCAGGTGTGTCGATATCACAGCTCAATATTGTAGTTTAACGTGTGAGTGCGACGCTCCCGCCCAGCCGCTAGGTGGCCACACTGCACCCAACTCACTTGCCTGAGTTTTGAAGAGACActcatgcgtgtgtgttgagGGCATGTTCGGCTCTTGTTGTGTAATACGTTGTAACTTCATTTTACGGTGAACGTGAGGAGCCCGTGAGAGCAACCACTCGTCCGCGTGCACCTGGGCGTACAGCGCAGACAGCTTCGCGCCATGTCGGCGGTCTTCTCCTTCCAGACGCAGCTCGTCTCCATCATGGACGCGCTGTCCAAAACAGCTGTAATGGAAATAAGCAAACTGGTGGAGATCGAGTCGAAGATGCTGAAAATAGAGATAACTCGAGGGCGGAACGAAATCGCCTCGCTCACAGAGAAACTGCAGCTGATGGAGAAATTGCTGTACATCGCGCAGGGCAGCAGGCAGGACGCAGCTGCGGCAGCGTGCTCAGCGGCGAGGGACGGTTCAGAGGACGGGCTGCTGGAGCCTGACAGGTCGAGACCTGCCATGAAAAGGTAGGCTTGTTGATTCCTGTTGTGTAGCCTGTAGGTAGAtggtgtgactctgtgtgtcgCTGGCTCCATGCATCTCCCCCATGACCTTTGCTGTCAGCTACACCCTGTGGTGGTGCACTCAATCTAAGTTTATTACATCCTAGTGAGAGCCCGTGGGAGAGCATAACTTCGCCCACTGAGAGGAGCAGTTTGCATCCAGGTGAAGAGCGGGCAGCAGCTGACGTGAGTCCTGCACGGGTCACATTACATCACCCTGTTTTGCATTGTGTTCTTTTATTTCGTGCAAATCCGATGACTTGTTTTCTCATCAGCTTCCAAATCCACCAAAAGAGCAGCCTGAACTGATTGTTGTAAAGGAAGAGCCGTCAGAGTTTGACAGTGGAGACACCGAACAAGAAAGGACAAGTGAAAACAGTGAGTAATAAATGGAAGTTTGTCTGcacagcagtttaaaaaaaaatatgagcaGCTGCTCACTCAGGAGATTACCTATTCATATCATAAAGTAAACCTCAAAGTGTTGTATGAATAATGTTCTTAAGAGTCAAAACTTCAGAAGCACATGTAGTTTAAAAAACACCTTATTGTCGTTAATGTAAAAAGCAGTTCCACATTGTAACATGCTCATATGCTGTCAACAGGAAGGGAATCGGTCACAGACACTCAGAAGAGTCCAGAACTGATGCAGCGTCTTAAACCCGCCGCAGAACATCAGCAGCCTCTGTTTCCCGACAGCTTTGTGATCCTGAGCACCCAGTCGTCTCTCGTTGGACCGGGGAGGAGAGAAACGCAGTGGAATCCGCAGctcacaccgacacacacaaacctagACGCTGGGAAAGGCTTGGCACAAAACGTCGCCTCCCAAAGCTTAAGTGTGCTCAGGAATATGAAGCTTCACAACTTGAGGAACTCGGCTGCTAAGAGGTTTGGCTGCCTGCAGTGCGGCAAGAGCTTCAGATGCTTTAGCCAGCTTGAAATACACCAAAGAagtcacacaggagagaagccGTTCAGATGCACACTTTGTGGAAAGAGATACGCGCAAAAAGGGCATCTGTACACACACCAGCGCACACACACCGGGGAGAAGCCATACCGCTGTCCTATTTGTGGAAAGGGCTTTATCCAGAAATGCACTCTCGATATGCATCAGCGCACACACACCGGAGAAAAACCTTATGTTTGTGTCAAATGTGGCAAGGGTTTCACAAAGAACTGTAATCTGAAAAAACACCTCGCAGTGCATCTAGATCCTAGTTTGAACATGTATGTTAGTGAATCTAACGCACCGACGTTCAGTGGTACGTTCATAAATGGAACCACTTAAAACAGCCAGTCGAATGTCgttcctcctgctgtgtgactgaaacACTTTGTGCATAATAAAGTTGTCTTTGCTCCAGAGTGTGTATCACCTGCATTTAGTACCCAGATATTCCaatatatgaaaatgattatttgtcCCAACCAGTCACCTTCCAAACTGCCCAAACTTGATGTTGTTTTAgaaactgtagaaaaaaaaaatacatgctAGTATAATTGACAGCATAGTATagtataaaaacacagcactttATGTGAGTGGACTGACAACTGaactaatcaataaatcacCCTCGTGTTATTGATAGTTGCCAATACTAGCTAAATGGAAAGCATCCCATGTCCCCAGGTATCGAAGCTAGAGGATACAACATGGGTGGACAATCAATAACCAACATAAAAGTGCTACTGATCGTGTCAACACTGATGGAGCTGCTCACGAGTCAACAGATGATAAATCCTCACTGTGCCACAAAGGAAACATCTGCCACATCTGTTTATTGGGGAACATTTCAGCCAAAGGTGTTGTGTGATATATTTGTTGCAAAGCTTTGAGTCGGTGTTAAGAACGTGGAAACACTTGAAACTCGTgacctgcaaaaacaaaaatagtttgGTCTCATACACCTCTGATTACTGAGACAACGCTCTCAAAACGTGATGTGGCTGATGACAActttaaatacacaaatgtatttaaaattaaAACGTTTTGCTTGAAGTCATTGCCTTCTATCTTGTCAGCTGTAACACCTGTGGAAGGTAGACTTGTCCctgtaaaaataatgataatgctACTTCTGCActtcttttatttgaattattttgtagattatttTAGATTTTCAGGTGTCAAGTGTCATTTATTAAAGTTTGGCAAGGCAGGGTACAGCAGCATGAAAACCAAAGTCAAACACATCATAGAGTATAAAGCTCATAAATAATGTAACAGCACAAGGAATAAAGGACATTTCAAGTCTTTCAGTTTGGGTTCCAGAGTTAAATTCCTCTTTATCTATTTGTTGGACTTGTTCTGGAGCTGGGCACCTCCGAATTATACAATACATTGCACTGCTTATTTTTGTACGTGTGACAATAAAACCTGATTTGATTTTAaccatgaaactgaaaataattgtgCTGCAGTTCGTCACTGTGTCCACTGGAGGGCAGTGAACATTCATGATTGTATGACGTGCAGCAGGAAGAGTCTCGACAACACagaactatttaaaaaaaaaataaagatcatttttaaaagaaaaactgttatCCGTGCTGATattactgttgttattttttaaacaaccaCTGTAATAATTATCTATATTGGTATTAATGGGCCAGCAGTTATGCTGATATTAATTGTGTGTtgcaaacaaatgtaatgttgtGTTGCAATACCTCCATGTGaccctttaaaaataaaacagtcaaatgaGACACTCATGTTTCTAATAATCTGCCCACTGTGTGTCGACTCACAAGGGTAGTTGTCATTTAAGGGCTGTACCAAGACGGATGATATTATTAAAGATTTAATTCAGAATTGTACAAACATGAATGTACGCACCCTTTTGATACATAGGCATTCAAAAACATGATAGTTggttaaatataaatgaaagcTCAGACTGCCTGTAGAGTTACAAGGAAAATGGGAAGAGAACAGCTGAAtggaaatattgtgttttctgcaaaAAGCCTAGAGAATGATGGCCATGGAGGCTTGTCCTCTGCTTGGTGAAGCTCAAAATGTTAAAGGGTTGATAAACAGTCCTGAGACGACTCAAACTGCCATAGCAAAGGATATACAGAGACCTTTAACTGA contains:
- the pgls gene encoding 6-phosphogluconolactonase, translating into MAARRVVVFPSSAELGPVLAQLVTSRAEKAITSRGRFTLGLSGGSLVSMLSKELLALPDLDCSKWVAGFCDERLVPFDDPESTYGLYKSHLFSKVNIPDSGILTINSSLPVNECAEDYACKLKEVFPGDDFPVFDLLLLGMGPDGHTCSLFPEHPLLEETKKIVAPISDSPKPPPQRVTMTFPVVNSARCVAFVSTGGSKAPVLKEVLEGREGPAFPAARVVPTNGELFWLVDDPAAASLTIQVERPGSGAKL
- the LOC119013812 gene encoding gastrula zinc finger protein xFG20-1, giving the protein MSAVFSFQTQLVSIMDALSKTAVMEISKLVEIESKMLKIEITRGRNEIASLTEKLQLMEKLLYIAQGSRQDAAAAACSAARDGSEDGLLEPDRSRPAMKSESPWESITSPTERSSLHPGEERAAADLPNPPKEQPELIVVKEEPSEFDSGDTEQERTSENRRESVTDTQKSPELMQRLKPAAEHQQPLFPDSFVILSTQSSLVGPGRRETQWNPQLTPTHTNLDAGKGLAQNVASQSLSVLRNMKLHNLRNSAAKRFGCLQCGKSFRCFSQLEIHQRSHTGEKPFRCTLCGKRYAQKGHLYTHQRTHTGEKPYRCPICGKGFIQKCTLDMHQRTHTGEKPYVCVKCGKGFTKNCNLKKHLAVHLDPSLNMYVSESNAPTFSGTFINGTTYCNTCGRAASSRSDSCHNFERFGLPVEMMCDTTNRSFRSQLAAILDKLTKVAVAEIGNLADECSSVLHTEISLHKTENEALKKRCYSLEVQLRAAREAHTYPPHVNSVSRRHPAEPQLPPPAIDGVFGKDWCMDLWREDKIPPQTKDTVDPAAMTSMGAQAINLLGREPDLIYVKEEIYDDHPIGQQMRLTDNRKVVGLFEEDSMLQGSVDELQLHSGELNNFTMTADGQTHLRSQTTIMDKLIEDATMSALVDNTIPPPATSEYSDYTNNTHMNTTKELTMQPKPLKPMKRFECLFCGKIFNYLSSLKVHIRRHSGEKPFSCSVCGKRFAQKTYLKLHQRVHSGEKPYSCPDCGKSFSQKSSLNIHLRTHTGEKPYSCVDCGKCYAYKYGLNHHQCFT